Proteins encoded within one genomic window of Cryptosporangium aurantiacum:
- a CDS encoding hemerythrin domain-containing protein has product MSLDAPTVIADLHRALIGHARALTAAPDPATAAALATAIRAHLTAEDDVVWPMLIERAGATVELAGLLDDHRALYAVLDRIPALGGGPAELRAAAVELRDLLEEHIAEEEQVVFPAVVRFLTDADRQRLMDALLSAPDGSTAASHRPGATERVAPDAPARR; this is encoded by the coding sequence ATGTCACTCGATGCGCCGACCGTGATCGCCGACCTGCACCGCGCCCTGATCGGGCACGCCAGAGCCCTCACCGCCGCCCCCGACCCCGCGACCGCCGCCGCGCTGGCGACCGCGATCCGCGCCCACCTGACCGCCGAGGACGACGTCGTCTGGCCGATGCTGATCGAACGGGCGGGCGCGACCGTCGAGCTGGCCGGGCTGCTCGACGATCATCGCGCGCTCTACGCCGTGCTCGACCGGATTCCGGCGCTCGGCGGCGGTCCGGCGGAACTCCGCGCGGCCGCGGTCGAGCTCCGCGATCTGCTCGAGGAGCACATCGCCGAGGAGGAGCAGGTCGTGTTCCCGGCCGTGGTGCGGTTCCTCACCGACGCCGACCGGCAGCGCCTCATGGACGCGCTGCTCAGCGCACCGGATGGGTCCACGGCGGCGAGCCACCGTCCCGGCGCCACCGAGCGAGTAGCTCCAGACGCTCCCGCCCGGCGCTGA